The proteins below are encoded in one region of Maribacter aestuarii:
- a CDS encoding sigma-70 family RNA polymerase sigma factor, with protein MATHKLQPDTWVDNYGDYLFNFAVGRVSDSEIAKDLVSETFLAGLKSAKNYKGDAAERTWLIAILKRKVIDYYRKINSKKGKAEVRMNYSSSSDSDGDWMEEQVADPYSMLENSDMENDELGLAIQECISKLPKKQSMVFTMKTIQGISTEDICNELGINPSNLWVMIHRARTALMGCLNQNWF; from the coding sequence ATGGCAACACATAAACTACAGCCCGATACCTGGGTTGATAATTATGGAGATTATTTATTCAACTTTGCCGTTGGCAGGGTAAGCGATTCCGAAATTGCCAAAGATTTGGTATCGGAGACTTTCTTAGCCGGACTTAAATCTGCCAAAAATTATAAGGGTGACGCTGCGGAGCGTACTTGGCTAATAGCTATCTTAAAAAGAAAAGTAATTGATTATTACCGAAAAATAAATTCAAAGAAAGGAAAAGCAGAGGTACGTATGAATTACAGTTCTTCCAGTGATTCTGATGGAGATTGGATGGAAGAGCAAGTGGCAGATCCCTATAGCATGTTGGAAAATAGCGATATGGAAAATGACGAATTAGGACTGGCCATACAAGAATGTATCTCCAAACTTCCTAAAAAACAATCCATGGTATTTACCATGAAAACCATTCAAGGAATAAGCACAGAAGATATCTGTAATGAACTTGGGATTAACCCGTCTAATCTGTGGGTAATGATTCATCGCGCACGAACAGCGTTGATGGGTTGCCTAAATCAAAATTGGTTTTAG
- a CDS encoding rhodanese-like domain-containing protein: MMKNTFLVLFLLLVNLGCAQNNSKHITKVSQNDIKEGILVDVRTPEEFEMGHLENALNINWFDADFAKRFNGIDKDKTIYVYCKKGGRSTKAQDKLTSMGFKNVIDLEGGYDAWLESKK; encoded by the coding sequence ATGATGAAAAATACTTTTTTAGTCCTCTTTTTACTGTTGGTAAACCTCGGATGTGCCCAAAATAATTCAAAACATATCACAAAGGTTTCACAGAACGATATTAAAGAAGGAATATTAGTGGATGTACGTACTCCCGAAGAATTTGAAATGGGCCACTTGGAAAACGCTTTGAACATCAATTGGTTCGATGCTGATTTTGCCAAAAGATTCAATGGGATTGACAAGGACAAGACCATATATGTTTACTGTAAAAAAGGCGGGCGTAGTACCAAAGCACAAGATAAATTAACGTCTATGGGCTTTAAAAATGTCATTGACTTGGAGGGTGGATACGATGCTT
- a CDS encoding methyltransferase, with translation MYENTYPNKRFQHTLQFLEKYVKVNQHILDLGVPNPLSEKMIEKGYTVQNTEGEDLDIDFSTVVNSDAEVVTAFEIFEHLLAPLNVLSKIKADKLVASIPLKLWFSPAYRSKTDPWDRHYHEFEDWQFDWLLEKSGWKIIDSMKWTNPVKKIGIRPLLRAFTPRYYIIYAERKPESLESTIKPGKSLT, from the coding sequence ATGTACGAAAATACTTATCCAAATAAACGTTTTCAACATACTTTACAATTTTTAGAAAAATACGTAAAAGTGAATCAACACATTTTGGACCTGGGTGTTCCAAACCCCTTATCGGAGAAGATGATTGAAAAGGGATATACGGTTCAAAATACGGAGGGTGAAGATTTGGATATTGATTTTTCCACAGTAGTAAACTCCGATGCAGAAGTAGTTACCGCTTTTGAAATTTTTGAACACCTCTTGGCCCCTCTAAATGTCCTGTCGAAGATAAAGGCTGATAAACTAGTAGCCAGTATTCCTCTAAAATTATGGTTTTCCCCAGCGTACAGAAGTAAAACGGACCCTTGGGACAGACATTACCATGAATTTGAAGACTGGCAATTTGATTGGCTTCTCGAAAAAAGCGGTTGGAAAATTATAGATTCTATGAAGTGGACAAACCCCGTGAAAAAAATTGGTATCAGACCCTTGCTAAGGGCATTTACACCAAGGTATTACATAATTTATGCCGAAAGAAAGCCTGAATCTTTGGAATCTACCATCAAACCTGGGAAGAGCTTAACTTAA
- a CDS encoding glycosyltransferase, with the protein MDYYIIIPAHNEEVFLEDTLQSVLEQTLKPKKVIVVNDNSTDRTETIIDKFTDKSSIFQKLNIHSSDDHMPGSKVINAFNAGFQLLDENYDFIVKLDADIILPDNYFEKIGYVFKGRPQIGIAGGFIYERDNNDEWKLNHSMNKNHVRGALKAYSKKCYKDIGGLKNAMGWDTLDELLAQYYGYEVLTDDSLKVKHLRPTGNAYNAQARYLQGRAMYTMRYGLWITTIASLKMAWKLKKKSIFIDNMYGFFEAQKNKVPYLVSDSEGKFIRKLRWKGIRERLTP; encoded by the coding sequence TTGGATTATTATATCATCATACCGGCACACAATGAAGAGGTCTTCCTAGAAGACACTTTACAATCTGTCTTAGAACAAACGTTGAAACCAAAAAAAGTTATAGTCGTCAATGATAATTCAACGGACAGAACCGAAACTATCATTGATAAATTCACGGACAAGAGTTCCATCTTTCAAAAATTGAATATCCATTCTTCTGACGACCATATGCCCGGGAGTAAAGTTATCAATGCCTTTAATGCAGGATTTCAACTGCTGGATGAGAACTATGATTTCATAGTAAAATTAGATGCCGACATCATACTCCCAGACAACTATTTTGAAAAAATAGGCTATGTATTCAAAGGAAGGCCCCAGATAGGAATTGCCGGGGGCTTCATTTATGAAAGAGACAATAACGACGAATGGAAACTAAACCATTCCATGAATAAAAACCATGTACGGGGAGCCTTAAAAGCGTATTCCAAAAAATGTTATAAGGACATAGGCGGATTAAAAAATGCCATGGGATGGGATACTTTGGATGAGTTACTGGCACAATACTACGGCTATGAGGTCTTAACAGACGATTCCTTAAAAGTAAAACACTTACGACCAACTGGCAACGCATACAATGCTCAAGCGAGATACTTACAGGGAAGGGCTATGTACACGATGCGTTACGGCCTGTGGATAACTACAATTGCCTCCTTAAAAATGGCATGGAAGCTTAAAAAGAAAAGTATTTTTATTGATAATATGTACGGTTTTTTTGAAGCTCAAAAAAATAAAGTCCCCTATTTGGTTTCAGATTCCGAGGGGAAATTTATCAGAAAACTTCGTTGGAAAGGCATTAGAGAACGATTGACTCCATAA
- a CDS encoding OmpH family outer membrane protein — protein MKQVKKIAVALMLFVAATSFVNAQSKIAHIDVTKLLADMPEMKVAEAELKKLSETYQADIQASMTELRNKFTQYQNEAPSKSKEENDKRAVELQGMEKTVGEFQQNAQQEIQKKQAELFAPISQKAKTAIEKVAAAQGYDYVIDAQAGGGLIVANGKDLLADVKKELGF, from the coding sequence ATGAAACAAGTAAAAAAGATAGCTGTAGCCTTAATGTTGTTTGTAGCGGCGACCAGTTTTGTAAATGCACAAAGTAAAATTGCCCATATTGATGTGACTAAATTGCTTGCAGATATGCCAGAAATGAAAGTTGCGGAAGCTGAACTTAAAAAATTATCCGAAACCTATCAAGCGGATATTCAGGCATCAATGACAGAACTTAGAAACAAGTTTACGCAATACCAAAATGAAGCGCCTTCAAAATCTAAAGAGGAAAACGACAAAAGAGCCGTGGAATTGCAGGGAATGGAAAAGACTGTTGGTGAGTTTCAGCAAAACGCACAGCAAGAAATACAAAAGAAGCAAGCGGAACTATTTGCTCCTATTTCCCAAAAAGCAAAAACTGCTATAGAAAAAGTGGCAGCCGCACAGGGTTATGATTACGTAATTGATGCACAGGCCGGCGGAGGTTTGATTGTTGCCAATGGTAAAGATCTTTTGGCCGATGTTAAAAAGGAACTTGGTTTTTAA
- a CDS encoding 3-oxoacyl-ACP synthase III family protein → MSIGITGSGSYIPSQVVANDDFGTREFLNADGTDFKQENAVIIEKFKAITGIAERRYAAKNLNTSDIAFLASEKAIADAGIDKEKLDYIIFAHNFGDVAYGQSQSDMLPSLATRVKHHLRIKNPKCVAYDMLFGCPGWIEGVIQANAFIKSGIAKKCLVIGAETLSRIVDPFDRDSMIYSDGAGATVIEQKEGAGEIIAHASETYTYKEAYFLYYGKSYNPSVDNTKYIKMFGRKIYEFAVSYVPGAMKSCLDESGIAITDVKKIIIHQANEKMDEAIVKRFYALYNMEMPNKIMPMSIEKLGNSSVATIPTLFDLIKKGIISGHEFAKGDVIIFASVGAGMNVNAIVYKV, encoded by the coding sequence ATGAGTATAGGTATTACGGGATCGGGTAGTTATATACCATCCCAAGTTGTTGCAAATGATGATTTTGGAACGCGTGAGTTCCTAAATGCCGATGGCACCGATTTCAAGCAAGAAAATGCAGTAATCATTGAGAAGTTCAAAGCTATTACTGGAATTGCCGAAAGACGTTATGCAGCAAAAAACCTAAATACATCCGACATTGCTTTCCTCGCTTCAGAGAAGGCAATTGCTGATGCCGGCATAGATAAGGAGAAACTGGATTATATCATATTTGCCCATAATTTTGGTGATGTGGCTTACGGACAATCCCAAAGCGATATGCTTCCGAGTCTAGCAACCAGGGTAAAACATCATCTTAGGATTAAAAATCCAAAATGTGTAGCCTACGACATGTTATTCGGTTGCCCAGGATGGATTGAAGGTGTCATCCAGGCTAATGCATTTATCAAAAGTGGTATTGCTAAAAAATGCCTTGTGATAGGCGCAGAAACACTGTCCCGTATTGTAGACCCTTTTGACAGGGATTCCATGATTTATTCCGACGGTGCAGGAGCAACCGTTATCGAACAGAAAGAAGGTGCTGGAGAAATAATAGCACACGCCAGCGAAACATATACCTATAAAGAGGCTTATTTTTTATACTATGGAAAGTCCTACAATCCATCCGTAGATAATACCAAGTATATAAAAATGTTCGGTAGAAAAATTTATGAATTTGCCGTAAGTTACGTTCCAGGGGCAATGAAAAGTTGTTTAGATGAAAGTGGAATTGCCATTACAGATGTTAAAAAAATAATTATACACCAAGCCAACGAGAAAATGGACGAAGCCATTGTTAAACGGTTCTATGCACTGTACAACATGGAAATGCCCAATAAAATAATGCCGATGAGCATTGAAAAACTAGGCAATAGTTCCGTTGCCACTATTCCAACATTATTTGATTTGATTAAGAAGGGAATAATATCAGGTCACGAATTTGCCAAAGGGGATGTCATCATATTTGCCAGCGTTGGTGCAGGTATGAATGTCAACGCAATTGTTTATAAGGTTTAA
- the gcvP gene encoding aminomethyl-transferring glycine dehydrogenase has protein sequence MKTDVFASRHIGIREDDLQHMLETVQVENLEQLIFETIPKDIRLKNPLQLDAPMSEHKFLAHIEELSKKNKVFRSYIGLGYHESLTPSVIKRNILENPGWYTAYTPYQAEIAQGRLEALINFQTVITDLTGMELANASLLDESTAAAEAMTMLLDLRTRDQKKNEVLKFFVSQEVLPQTLSLLQTRSTPLGIELVVGNHEEFEFGEDFYGALLQYPGKYGQFYDYTSFVSKAKAKDIKVAVAADILSLVSLTPPGEFGVDVVVGTTQRFGIPLGYGGPHAAFFATKEEYKRNIPGRIIGVTKDTDGKPALRMALQTREQHIKRDKATSNICTAQVLLAVMAGMYAVYHGPKGLQYIADKVHRTAVTLTDSLEKLGLYQTNTSYFDTITVKVDAKKVKPIAEKNEVNFLYIDEETVSIAVNEATSIKDLNQIISIFSEALDKENRVITELLQTSAISDEVRRTSPFLENKVFNSYHSETELMRYIKKLERKDLALNHSMISLGSCTMKLNAASEMLPLSQVNWGNIHPFVPIDQAEGYQIVLRELAKDLSTITGFADTSLQPNSGAQGEYAGLMVIRAYHESRGDSHRNICIIPASAHGTNPASAVMAGMRVVVTKTDGKGNIDVDDLEEKVAQHAENLAALMVTYPSTHGVFESSIQHITKLIHDNGGQVYMDGANMNAQVGLTNPAIIGADVCHLNLHKTFAIPHGGGGPGVGPICVAPQLVPFLPSNPIIKTGGEKAITGISAAPWGSSLACLISYGYIKMLGEHGLTRSTKIAILNANYIKSRLSGKFDVLYTGEQGRAAHEMIIDCRPFKQNGIEVTDIAKRLMDYGFHAPTVSFPVAGTVMIEPTESEGLSELDRFCDAMLSIRSEIDAVNADDVDNVLKNAPHTLEMVTTDDWNFPYTRQQAAFPLPYVSENKFWPAIRRVDDAYGDRNLICTCAPIEAYAEA, from the coding sequence ATGAAGACTGACGTGTTTGCATCGCGCCATATTGGCATCAGGGAAGATGACCTTCAACACATGCTTGAAACTGTCCAAGTAGAAAATCTGGAACAACTCATTTTTGAGACTATTCCAAAAGATATCAGACTTAAAAATCCCTTGCAATTAGATGCTCCGATGAGCGAACATAAATTCCTTGCACACATTGAGGAATTGTCTAAAAAAAATAAGGTTTTTCGTTCTTACATTGGTTTAGGTTACCATGAGAGTTTAACCCCTTCCGTCATTAAGCGAAACATTTTGGAGAATCCAGGATGGTATACCGCATATACACCCTATCAAGCTGAAATTGCGCAAGGGCGTCTAGAAGCTTTAATAAACTTCCAGACCGTTATTACCGATTTGACGGGAATGGAACTTGCCAATGCTTCCCTTTTGGACGAAAGCACTGCGGCAGCGGAAGCCATGACTATGTTGTTGGATTTACGGACAAGGGATCAGAAGAAAAATGAAGTTTTAAAATTCTTTGTTTCTCAGGAAGTTTTACCGCAAACATTATCGCTTTTACAGACCAGGTCCACTCCATTGGGCATTGAGTTGGTCGTTGGAAACCATGAAGAATTTGAATTTGGCGAAGATTTTTACGGCGCCCTGTTACAATATCCAGGTAAATATGGTCAGTTCTACGACTATACCTCTTTCGTATCTAAGGCCAAAGCCAAAGATATAAAGGTGGCGGTTGCCGCAGATATTCTGAGTTTGGTGTCGCTAACACCTCCCGGAGAATTCGGCGTAGACGTTGTAGTTGGTACTACACAGCGCTTTGGGATTCCACTAGGCTATGGTGGGCCACATGCTGCCTTTTTTGCCACTAAGGAAGAGTACAAAAGAAATATTCCAGGTCGCATTATCGGTGTAACCAAGGATACCGATGGCAAACCGGCATTACGCATGGCACTTCAAACCAGGGAGCAGCACATAAAAAGGGACAAGGCCACGTCCAATATATGTACCGCTCAGGTTTTATTGGCGGTTATGGCAGGGATGTATGCCGTGTATCACGGACCTAAAGGTTTACAATATATTGCAGACAAGGTGCACCGTACGGCTGTAACACTTACCGATAGTTTGGAAAAATTAGGACTATATCAGACCAATACTTCCTATTTTGATACCATTACCGTAAAAGTAGATGCAAAAAAGGTAAAGCCCATTGCCGAGAAAAACGAGGTCAACTTTTTGTATATCGATGAAGAAACAGTCTCCATTGCTGTAAATGAAGCGACGTCAATTAAAGATTTGAATCAAATAATCTCAATTTTTTCGGAGGCCTTAGATAAGGAAAATCGAGTAATTACCGAATTATTGCAGACCTCAGCAATTAGCGATGAAGTAAGGCGTACCTCTCCATTTCTAGAGAACAAAGTGTTTAATTCCTATCACTCAGAAACGGAATTGATGCGCTATATTAAAAAACTGGAACGCAAAGATTTGGCATTGAACCATTCCATGATTTCTTTGGGAAGTTGTACGATGAAATTAAATGCCGCTTCGGAAATGCTACCATTGAGCCAGGTCAACTGGGGAAATATACATCCTTTTGTGCCCATAGACCAAGCGGAAGGCTATCAAATCGTGTTACGGGAATTGGCCAAGGATCTATCAACCATAACAGGTTTTGCCGACACTTCCTTACAGCCAAATTCCGGAGCTCAAGGAGAGTATGCAGGCCTTATGGTCATAAGAGCGTATCATGAATCTAGAGGGGATAGCCATAGAAATATCTGCATTATCCCAGCATCGGCCCACGGAACTAATCCAGCTTCGGCAGTGATGGCCGGAATGCGAGTGGTGGTGACCAAAACTGATGGTAAAGGAAACATTGATGTAGACGACCTAGAGGAAAAAGTAGCACAACACGCTGAGAATTTAGCCGCTTTGATGGTCACATATCCGTCTACGCATGGTGTTTTCGAATCGTCCATTCAACATATTACAAAACTGATACACGATAATGGTGGGCAAGTTTATATGGATGGCGCCAATATGAACGCTCAAGTTGGACTTACGAACCCAGCGATTATTGGGGCGGATGTATGCCATTTAAATTTGCATAAGACTTTTGCCATACCGCACGGTGGCGGTGGTCCTGGAGTTGGTCCCATTTGTGTGGCTCCTCAACTCGTACCCTTTCTTCCTAGTAATCCTATAATAAAAACAGGTGGTGAAAAGGCAATTACCGGAATTTCCGCTGCGCCTTGGGGAAGCTCGCTGGCGTGCCTCATTTCCTATGGCTACATAAAAATGCTCGGGGAACATGGTCTTACACGGTCCACCAAGATTGCCATTCTCAACGCCAACTATATTAAGAGTAGGTTAAGCGGCAAATTCGACGTGCTCTACACTGGTGAACAAGGAAGGGCCGCTCATGAGATGATAATTGATTGTAGACCCTTTAAGCAAAATGGCATTGAGGTTACGGATATTGCCAAAAGGTTGATGGATTATGGTTTTCATGCCCCAACAGTTTCATTCCCAGTTGCTGGAACGGTTATGATAGAACCCACCGAAAGCGAAGGCTTATCCGAACTTGATCGGTTCTGTGATGCAATGCTATCCATTCGCTCCGAGATTGACGCTGTAAATGCAGACGATGTGGACAATGTGCTCAAGAATGCACCACACACATTAGAAATGGTAACAACAGATGATTGGAATTTTCCTTACACAAGACAACAAGCAGCCTTTCCATTACCTTATGTCTCGGAAAATAAGTTTTGGCCAGCCATAAGAAGAGTAGATGATGCCTATGGAGACCGTAATTTAATATGTACTTGCGCACCTATAGAAGCATATGCCGAGGCCTAG